In Cheilinus undulatus linkage group 16, ASM1832078v1, whole genome shotgun sequence, one DNA window encodes the following:
- the pygo2 gene encoding pygopus homolog 2 isoform X2: MKSPEKKKARKSTTQAAGFSHLTEFAPPPTPMVDHLVASNPFDDDFAPPTRPSGAGGPGNAPFLPSPGAGGGGGYGGGGRMGGGMGFMGGPGGPGSGQPGRRPPFGPPSNAGPHHQLGFGGMPGFGGGGGGGSGAGGGGGGGFPPGGPSQFNMPPNFSPPMHPGPGFNPMLSPGAMGGPGGGGPPHPRFGMPPQQQHGQGGHPFNSPPLPGGGGPRGPPHGPLPPMGGGMGPGMNMMGGMGGGPGGNMVGGLPGMPPQGQFPPSQDGPYPGPSPPGPGSEDGKNFGGGGAPPGPQQQQQLNLNPNGPPPNNTTPGPPPNSGPSQPGGGFPGHPDVQQPNANTPGQPPSAPTQPNPNSSPTGPLNGSGQPQHPPPGQLQPPNNTNTPNSNNSNQQQQQQQSTPPNSAPGSTPYNQQNNTPGAGGPLPNPASNSGQNNMANNNGGNTPGSNPNPPSNSTSTPNTQSPLPPGPAAPSTGPGSGPGKLGGPGMVFPCGLCMAEVHDDQDAILCEASCQRWFHRDCTGLTEPAYGLLTRESAAVWACDFCIKTKDIQAVFVRQGLGQLVAANES, encoded by the exons ATGAAGAgcccagagaagaagaaggccAGGAAATCCACCACTCAG gCGGCAGGGTTTTCTCACCTCACCGAGTTTGCACCCCCTCCAACCCCCATGGTGGACCACCTGGTTGCCTCCAACCCCTTTGACGATGACTTTGCTCCTCCAACCCGACCCAGTGGCGCAGGCGGACCAGGCAATGCTCCATTTCTCCCCAGCCCAGGtgcaggtggaggaggtggtTATGGAGGTGGAGGTAGGATGGGTGGCGGCATGGGCTTCATGGGAGGCCCAGGTGGACCAGGCAGTGGCCAGCCAGGAAGGAGGCCTCCATTTGGCCCCCCATCCAACGCAGGACCACACCACCAGCTAGGCTTTGGAGGCATGCCTGGCTTCGGAGGAGGTGGTGGGGGAGGCAGTGGGgccggaggaggaggaggtgggggatTTCCTCCTGGCGGGCCTTCTCAGTTTAATATGCCTCCAAACTTCAGTCCACCCATGCACCCAGGTCCAGGATTCAACCCTATGTTGTCCCCAGGAGCTATGGGAGGTCCTGGAGGAGGGGGGCCACCCCACCCTCGCTTTGGCATgccaccacagcagcagcatggaCAGGGTGGACATCCATTTAACAGCCCACCATTGCCTGGTGGTGGAGGTCCAAGAGGGCCCCCACATGGCCCACTGCCTCCCATGGGAGGAGGTATGGGTCCTGGGATGAACATGATGGGGGGCATGGGGGGTGGCCCAGGAGGCAACATGGTGGGAGGATTACCAGGTATGCCCCCTCAAGGACAATTCCCTCCCTCACAGGATGGTCCTTACCCTGGCCCCAGCCCACCAGGGCCAGGCAGTGAGGATGGAAAGAactttggtggaggaggggcaCCACCTGGAcctcagcagcagcaacagcttAACCTAAATCCCAACGGCCCCCCTCCTAATAATACAACTCCTGGTCCTCCTCCTAACTCTGGGCCCTCACAGCCAGGAGGAGGCTTCCCTGGCCACCCTGACGTCCAGCAGCCAAACGCAAACACACCCGGTCAGCCCCCCTCAGCGCCAACCCAGCCTAACCCCAACTCTTCTCCTACTGGTCCCTTGAATGGGTCAGGCCAGCCCCAGCATCCTCCACCCGGTCAGCTACAACCCCCAAACAATACAAACACCCCCAACTCGAACAACtcaaaccagcagcagcagcagcaacaatcTACCCCACCTAACTCTGCTCCTGGCTCTACTCCTTACAATCAGCAGAATAACACTCCTGGTGCTGGTGGTCCCCTGCCAAACCCAGCCTCCAATTCAGGTCAGAACAACATGGCCAACAACAATGGCGGCAACACTCCTGGCAGCAACCCCAACCCCCCTTCCAACTCTACTTCCACCCCAAACACCCAGTCTCCTCTGCCCCCCGGCCCTGCTGCCCCTTCGACTGGGCCTGGTTCTGGCCCTGGAAAACTTGGTGGCCCCGGGATGGTGTTCCCTTGCGGCCTCTGCATGGCAGAGGTGCACGACGATCAGGACGCCATCCTATGCGAGGCATCGTGCCAACGCTGGTTCCACCGGGACTGCACAGGCCTCACTGAGCCAGCGTATGGGCTGCTTACTCGAGAGAGTGCCGCCGTATGGGCCTGTGACTTCTGCATCAAGACCAAGGACATTCAGGCCGTTTTTGTGCGCCAGGGGTTAGGCCAGCTGGTGGCAGCTAATGAGAGTTGA
- the pygo2 gene encoding pygopus homolog 2 isoform X1 codes for MAAESGRLLAGQGKRSKASQMKSPEKKKARKSTTQAAGFSHLTEFAPPPTPMVDHLVASNPFDDDFAPPTRPSGAGGPGNAPFLPSPGAGGGGGYGGGGRMGGGMGFMGGPGGPGSGQPGRRPPFGPPSNAGPHHQLGFGGMPGFGGGGGGGSGAGGGGGGGFPPGGPSQFNMPPNFSPPMHPGPGFNPMLSPGAMGGPGGGGPPHPRFGMPPQQQHGQGGHPFNSPPLPGGGGPRGPPHGPLPPMGGGMGPGMNMMGGMGGGPGGNMVGGLPGMPPQGQFPPSQDGPYPGPSPPGPGSEDGKNFGGGGAPPGPQQQQQLNLNPNGPPPNNTTPGPPPNSGPSQPGGGFPGHPDVQQPNANTPGQPPSAPTQPNPNSSPTGPLNGSGQPQHPPPGQLQPPNNTNTPNSNNSNQQQQQQQSTPPNSAPGSTPYNQQNNTPGAGGPLPNPASNSGQNNMANNNGGNTPGSNPNPPSNSTSTPNTQSPLPPGPAAPSTGPGSGPGKLGGPGMVFPCGLCMAEVHDDQDAILCEASCQRWFHRDCTGLTEPAYGLLTRESAAVWACDFCIKTKDIQAVFVRQGLGQLVAANES; via the exons ATGGCTGCCGAATCGGGGAGACTACTGGCGGGACAAGGAAAACGAAGCAAAG CATCACAGATGAAGAgcccagagaagaagaaggccAGGAAATCCACCACTCAG gCGGCAGGGTTTTCTCACCTCACCGAGTTTGCACCCCCTCCAACCCCCATGGTGGACCACCTGGTTGCCTCCAACCCCTTTGACGATGACTTTGCTCCTCCAACCCGACCCAGTGGCGCAGGCGGACCAGGCAATGCTCCATTTCTCCCCAGCCCAGGtgcaggtggaggaggtggtTATGGAGGTGGAGGTAGGATGGGTGGCGGCATGGGCTTCATGGGAGGCCCAGGTGGACCAGGCAGTGGCCAGCCAGGAAGGAGGCCTCCATTTGGCCCCCCATCCAACGCAGGACCACACCACCAGCTAGGCTTTGGAGGCATGCCTGGCTTCGGAGGAGGTGGTGGGGGAGGCAGTGGGgccggaggaggaggaggtgggggatTTCCTCCTGGCGGGCCTTCTCAGTTTAATATGCCTCCAAACTTCAGTCCACCCATGCACCCAGGTCCAGGATTCAACCCTATGTTGTCCCCAGGAGCTATGGGAGGTCCTGGAGGAGGGGGGCCACCCCACCCTCGCTTTGGCATgccaccacagcagcagcatggaCAGGGTGGACATCCATTTAACAGCCCACCATTGCCTGGTGGTGGAGGTCCAAGAGGGCCCCCACATGGCCCACTGCCTCCCATGGGAGGAGGTATGGGTCCTGGGATGAACATGATGGGGGGCATGGGGGGTGGCCCAGGAGGCAACATGGTGGGAGGATTACCAGGTATGCCCCCTCAAGGACAATTCCCTCCCTCACAGGATGGTCCTTACCCTGGCCCCAGCCCACCAGGGCCAGGCAGTGAGGATGGAAAGAactttggtggaggaggggcaCCACCTGGAcctcagcagcagcaacagcttAACCTAAATCCCAACGGCCCCCCTCCTAATAATACAACTCCTGGTCCTCCTCCTAACTCTGGGCCCTCACAGCCAGGAGGAGGCTTCCCTGGCCACCCTGACGTCCAGCAGCCAAACGCAAACACACCCGGTCAGCCCCCCTCAGCGCCAACCCAGCCTAACCCCAACTCTTCTCCTACTGGTCCCTTGAATGGGTCAGGCCAGCCCCAGCATCCTCCACCCGGTCAGCTACAACCCCCAAACAATACAAACACCCCCAACTCGAACAACtcaaaccagcagcagcagcagcaacaatcTACCCCACCTAACTCTGCTCCTGGCTCTACTCCTTACAATCAGCAGAATAACACTCCTGGTGCTGGTGGTCCCCTGCCAAACCCAGCCTCCAATTCAGGTCAGAACAACATGGCCAACAACAATGGCGGCAACACTCCTGGCAGCAACCCCAACCCCCCTTCCAACTCTACTTCCACCCCAAACACCCAGTCTCCTCTGCCCCCCGGCCCTGCTGCCCCTTCGACTGGGCCTGGTTCTGGCCCTGGAAAACTTGGTGGCCCCGGGATGGTGTTCCCTTGCGGCCTCTGCATGGCAGAGGTGCACGACGATCAGGACGCCATCCTATGCGAGGCATCGTGCCAACGCTGGTTCCACCGGGACTGCACAGGCCTCACTGAGCCAGCGTATGGGCTGCTTACTCGAGAGAGTGCCGCCGTATGGGCCTGTGACTTCTGCATCAAGACCAAGGACATTCAGGCCGTTTTTGTGCGCCAGGGGTTAGGCCAGCTGGTGGCAGCTAATGAGAGTTGA